The Tamandua tetradactyla isolate mTamTet1 chromosome 23, mTamTet1.pri, whole genome shotgun sequence genomic interval ATACTTGTTAACTGTAGATCTTGGGGAAGAATGGTCAACAATAGAAAGGACCCATGTTGGTTATTGGGAACATTCTTCAGAGGTGTTTACCCAATTCTgtatccaccccccacccccacccctttttaaaaacaaatggctGAGATGCAGCAGGAAGCAGATTTGTAAAACCCATAAGCAGCCTAGGAACAGGATATATAACCTTTCtctgcctgtttcctcatctgtaaaatgggggcaataGTCTTTCCTATGTATCTCATGGATTATTTTAGATCTAAAGGAGACGGTTATGTAAAGTACTTAGAGCAGTAGCATACTCTGACTTATagtaagaaaacaatgaaaagaaggtATTGGTAATCGAGACCAGAAGGGGAGGACTTAAGGAGGGAAGGGAGGTCAGAAGGAAGATGATCAAATACTTTGGAACTATGCTACAGCCAAGGTCATTATCCTACTAAATAATCCTAAATAGTATTTACTATGTATGTGCTGAGTATTATTGTaagcttattaaattttttacCTCATTGCTGcctcacaacaatcctgtgaGGTTGGTACTGTTGCTGTCCCCCTGGAAACTGAGACATaggaaggttaagtaacttgtccaagactAACTAGTAAGAGCCAGAGCCAGGACACAAATGTAGGCTAGTCTTACCCACTATACTTTACTGCCTCTTCTGCTGGCCCCACTGCAACTGCCCCCTTCAGATTGGCATTAGTCTCTTAGTGAGACCCCTTTAATCACCCCCTGTAGGCCAACCCTTGCTGCCTGGGAAAGATGCTGAACTCCTCGGGGGCCACTTGGATAGCTGTTCCTTTTCCTCTTGGTAGCTGTGCACATCTCTGCCTTCCCTTTTCTCTATCCTCAACATTAGTTCTACCTCATACCATTTCTTGATTTGCATACACCCACTTCCTGTTAGATTTCTTTTCTGTCATTACAactattaactcatttattctcctttctcttctctttactCCTTTTTGCTTCTCTATTTTATCTGTGGCTTGGAAACCTCTTCTAGTTGTTGCCAGTAACTAGGCCAGGGATCTCACCATATCAAGCCTTGTTTACCCATGCCATAGTCAGAAAGGAAAGGCTATTGTAGACCAAAAGAACAGGGACTGGCAACCTCTAAGAGCTCTTGAAGGTGATCCATAAAACTCTTCATCTAATTTCTTTAGCTTGCTGACTATACTTGATTTCAAGACCTGGTTTTTATGCAGGATAAGCGTTTCTTCTGAATTGGTGTGGATGTTTGCAGTGTTGTTCATTGAGACTTTTTAAATAGACCTTAGCTCTGTAGATCTTAGCTTAATGTTTCAGGGATCTGAGCCCCAACAAGCAAAACTACTTTCTATGGAGAAATACGCTAAGTACCCCAAGCTGTGGTCTTAAGGTATCCTTGGGGATTAAGGACTTCCATGGTGAGCCACACTGTCAGACAACTGTTTCCTCATTCTGTATCGTACCTTCCACATCATTAAGCTCACTGATGCGTGAGTTTAGCTCATTACCCATTTGGTGAATTAATCAAGTCAAAGACCCATATATCTAATTGAACATCAGAGGTGTTTTAAAATACTACTCTACCGTGGCAAAGATCAGAAAAGTTCATGGTTTGGCAGGTGGCAATAAAGCCAGCATACATGGAAGTGAGACACACTGGAATGTAGTAACTGTCAAGCTTCCTCCTCTTCTAGGGGTTGGTGTGCCTCCTTCATTTGCCCTTGCCAAGGTCAGTGTAATTCCCTTTGCGACCAAATGAGACTTTCTGGCATGTAGTCCTCAGTTTGAAAACTGCCTTTCAGTTTGCCATGGCAGCTCTTCCCATGTGGTTATTTTGACTTGGGTTTCTGCCTATTAGAAGTGGCAGTAGCTTCTAAGAGGCATTGAGGTGCAGATGCCATGAAAAAGATGGAGGCTGCTCTGACCTTAGACAGTTTTGGTAGCAGTTAGTTTTACTGAGCAGCATGAGTGTCCAGAAAGCCTGAGGGTTGAACAAAGGAGTTGGAACCAGTCCTGgctctgaggggaaaggaaagctATTTCTACACTGCTGAACTGCTAGGGCTTCTGAGACTACTCAGCATGGACAATGATGACGCCTCTAACATTGTGACACAGTGTGTCCTAGTGGccacaatcagaaaaaaagatggatCTTTGTGAAAGATATCTACAAATTTGTGCATTCATTTAGAGACACTATATGTTAAATGACACTGTTTTCTTCCTGCCCTTGCTCTAGGTTTCAGGTAGAGTTACACACTTGTGCCGCCAGTATAGTGAAGCACCCCCTTTGACATTAGAGGGAATTAAGGACCGTGTTCTTTACGTCTTGAAACTCTATGATAAGATTGATCCAGAAAAGGTAATTGATGgtggtttaattttttaaaaataaatgagtatttTAATTACATGGTACACAATTCAAGTTTCCAAAAGGCTATTCAGTGAAAAATCTCCCTAGCTCCCAGCTATCCTTCTGGCCGGCAGCCAGTTATCAGCTTCTTGTATATCTCTCCACAGATATTCAATATAGATAAAAGATAATGCATACACAGATACGTGTGTATGTACAGTATATGTATTTATGTGATTTATCTCCCaccctttttaaaaacacagtttttaagttttttttttactatggtaGAAAGTTTATAGTATATTATAAACACTGTTCTGTACCTTGGTTTTTAAACTTAACTGAACTTTTCTCATAATGATGTATTAAAAAATTCCTTTAATAATTGAATCTGTTGTGTGAGTGGAACAGTTTGGTTTTGGTGTGAGTTTTAAAGGATTTTTCCTAGTGATCTAGAGGTCTAAATTAAAGGCAGGGTGATAAACTCTTTGGAGTCTGGAGCTGCTTGCTTCTATTCTTGAGGAACATGAATGCTACTATAAGGGGTGGTGGTGTCTTAGTTGTCAATAAGCACGAAAAACCAAACCCTCTCAGATGTTACTTGGAGCAGTTACCAAAGATCTTAGTAAAATATGTAAAGTGAAATCTACCATGGGCTTTGTATGTATCAATTTCCAGTTCAAAACAAGATTGGATGAACTAACAGAAAGCACATCAGGTACCTTGAGACACAGGTTCAATAGCTGTAGACTCTATGTTTAAAAGAAGGGTTTTCTATATAATCAGATTGTATTGTTCACATTTGTATTAGAGTTGTTATCTCAGGAAGCAAACAGATTGACTTTTGTgcttggttttcctttcttgcagctCTCAGTAAATTCACATTTTATGAAAGACCTGGGCTTAGACAGTTTGGACCAAGTGGAGATTATCATGGCCATGGAGGACGAATTTGGTAACACACTCAGACTTAGTTTTGGATCTGCATATTGTGAATCTTGATTTAGGTGGATTAAACTGAAAGAGATGCTGGGAGTCTGAACTGGAATTTGAATCAAATATTAATAGAAATATGTAACCCACTCCCCCAACTGATTACCACCAGGTGAAGGCAAAAATCATGGTCGTTAACTATCAGTCATAAAAGGAGTGAAGCACTGACTCATGCTACAGCATGATGAATGTTGaaaacattaggctgagtgaaataagccagcacaAAAGACTACGTATTGTTTgattacattaaataaaatgtccagaatgggCAAATCCAAAAATAGATGATTGGTTACAGGGCTGGGGgcaaggggaaatggggagtgactgctgataggtatggggtttctttttggggtgatgaaatgttctggaaataaTAATTTTAGCTGTATAATGTTAtggatatactaaaaaccattgaattgtgcACTTGAAAATGTTGAGTTTTATGATATGTAAGTTtcctctcaggaaaaaaaaaaaaagaaaatacaccaaAACCAGCCATTATACTTAATACAGTATACATGCTCTCTAGAACACAGCTCACCCACATTCTAAAGGTTGTTAGAAAATTTTTGTTTGTGGCTGTTACAGATGATTTTCTATACTCAcacatttttgtacatttttttttagggTTTGAAATTCCTgatatagatgcagaaaaattaaTGTGTCCACAAGAAATTGTAGATTACATTGCAGATAAGAAGGatgtatatgaataaaatatcagGTAAATAATCTGCCTTTACAGAATGAAGTTTTCCATAAAATTTGTCTGTGTGGTTATTCAATAAGCAAGACTCAAAAGAAGATGGAAATACCTGATTGTAGCTAGTTATAAGATAGGATGCAGGACCCTTCTGGGTCCCTGCACACTAAGGGGGCTGGCCCAGTGATCATCCTCATCGTTGAGAGATGGCAGTTCATTCCTGGACAGGACTCCCTCGATTGTCAGCCCTCCTTGCAAAAGCAGAGTCTTGGAGACCCACCTCTTTCTTCCACAGTACCCAGCCCAGCCACCCAGGTATCTATGATGACCTGGCTCTTAATCAGGCAGCTATGCCACATGAGCACGACAATGAGCTCTAGAGTCAGAGCCTGAGTTTCATTCCTCACTCTGCCACATTTGGCCACCCTGCTCTTGGACAGGCTGCTTAGCCTCAGACtccttatatgtaaaatggggataacccCTAGTACCTACCTGGGGCTTTTGTAAGGGTAAATTGAAGAGTGTaagtcaaatattttttaaatttaagtactGTATTGTTGTGTTGGTAACTTTAGTTACTCTGGGTTTAGCACCTCAAAGATCTTAGATTAAATTCAGTAACAATACACCAAAAGACacattaaacttaattttatcttTACTAGACCATGTTTCTTCAATGAGAGAAGACTCAGATGATACTGACCAGTATCAGGATGTGAGAATGCATTTCGCCATCATTTCTGACTTTGACAGATTAATTCTGTTGGATTTCTATTTAAAGTGTCTAATTGTTTTGCCCTTTGAAAATAAATCTGTAAAACCAACATTTTCTCAACCTTCAGTTTTTCAGTAATGTCTATAAAGTGCCTTTTCATATTgacattgttttatatttctaaagaTTTGTCTTGGTCATTGGTTTTCATGCTTATCAAAACTATTTGGCTTTTCTAGCAGTATTATGTTTCTTTCCTCCCCTTTCAGTATAAGAAATTTGTGTGATAAAAGGACTTTTGTcctcaaaaagtttttttttttccatgagttTATTATGTGAGACCAGCATATGGGACTAATTTTGCATTCCTAAGGATCGCTCCATGAATTAatagaatttaataattttagaGGGTGAGCAGCTCTCTATCCTCCTGGAAATTTAGTTTGGCATTGTATCTGTTTGTCatacatttttccccttttattcttCATACTGTGTTAGGTTCTGGGATTGATGTACATAATGCATGTGTATTTCCTCACCcttaaagagatttattttgagGGAGAAGTCACAAAATACTCTTTACTGAAACTACTAGTTTGTAGGAGGGAGGGGAACCAAGGGCCTATAGTAAGAAGTAGTGTCAAGAGGAGGGACTGAGCTGTGTGTCCTTAAGACCAGCAGAGAAATCTCATGCCTGAGGAtatggtggttcagtggtcaCACCTGCTCCCCTTCCTGGAGGTAGCCAGAGTTACCAGTTCTTCTGTGTCACTCTAGAATGATTCTAGCCATAGTGGGCAGACAGCTTTCtctcattggtttttttttttttttttttcctttttgggtgcatggtcagggaattgaacccaggtctcccgcatgaaaggtgggcattctaaccactgaactacccatgtacccctcattattcagcaataaataGTTTGAGTGGCACTGGAATCCAATAGGAACAAAACAGGGTGCATATGATTCCTTTGATTAGAATGTACCATAATTTAACATCTGAGGTATTTTGGTGATATTCCCCAAGTTCTTTATCTGGATATTTCAACCCCATGGCAAGCTGCACATTCATGCATTTTGCCAAGAAATTCATCTACATTTGTTTCTGCCCCAAATTGGAAAGACTTGTAGTACTCCCACTAAAATGACTGTTTACCAACATCTAAAACCATACACCTGTAGTGAAATGACCATTCACATCTTTCTGTAGATGAGAGTCCTGATGGAAAAAACTTGCTGAATCATACATACAGATAATTCATTGGTAATGCCATTTAGGATCTGGGTGTTCAAACTACCACAAGAACTTGCTGGAATGTTCTTTGGGAGATGAGTGCCACGATGAGTAGACAGTGAATTGGCTAAATATATCATTCCAAAGTGTGtgaataagaaaagagaattaagtGGAATTACATGCATATAGTTTTACCGGCTTCCCAACAATATCTTAGATGATTTGTAAATTGTAGGATTTTTTGCGGAAGTTCTTTTTGTGAGGGGAGCAGCTTATGAGGTCTGTCAAAACCTGGTTCTGACCCGTCTACAGCCATTCTCCATCAGCCACATCAGTCTTCTCCCTTTGACCCCCAAACAGCAattgtactcatttgttcaatGAAACAAGCACCCACCAAGTGTTGGGCACTCTGTCAGGAGCTGAGTACAAGAATACCTCAGCTCTCAAGGAGCTCACCATCTGGGGAGGGGAAGACGGTTAAAATCCACGTGACAGTACTCCACTCAGCATCACCTAAAGTGCAACAGGCCAACATGTGCAGTTTCTGATGGGATACCCTGAGGACACGTCATCTCCAAAGCATTGCTAAAATCTCTTAATGTGAATCTAATCATAAGAAAAATTCAGAAGGTGAAGCAGATTATAAGGactggactttttaaaaatgccaatacCATGGGAAAAGAGACAGGGCAACTGTTCTTAAAGGGGGCCACAGAGAAATGATGACTTCTTGGAAATTGTGAAGCTTGACTGGCTTGGGGAATACAGTATTTTGGGGACAACTGGGCTGTATACAGATGCTAGGACAATATTAAATTTCTCAGGTATAGTAGTAATATATAGTGGTTAGAATAACCTTACTTGCAAAAGGTGGCTGCTTAATATTTAGAAGTGAAGTTTTATGATGTCTGCAGCTCTCCatgttcaatgaaaaaaaaaacaaatgtgataaaatgttaACTGGTGACCAGGTGATGGGTATATGCAGGCTCACTATACTATTACAACTATTCTGtttgaaagttttcaaaataaagagttgGGAGAAAATTCAAAACGATAAATATAACAAGTGTATTGATGGCATACAATTGGATATCCAACAATATGGGGTTGGTtaaatagaattttatataataacaTGGACAGACTGGTATTGTAAGTGGAAACAAGTCATAAGCAGCATGATTCAATTATGATGAAACATACCAAATTGTTAATTGCTATCATAGCATGACAAAAATACTTAGGGCTTATTTTTCATAAGtcagtattttctaaattaaaaataacataataaatgaaaatataagttctaaaataaaatattttaaagtatgtgAAAATTGTGGGAGTACTTAgcagaagctgaggaactgaCACTTGAGAAAGTTGTTAACAGGCAGTGAAGCCTGAGCAATCAATTTTTAGGGCCACATGTAGAAATTAGCCATGCAGAAAGGGCAGGAGACAGTACACAGCCAGGAAAAGCACTGCATGCAAAAACAGGAGGAAGGGCATCAGTTTGTTCAGTTTGGGATATTGCCAGAACACAAACTAAGTTGGGGTTGTTCTTGGTTAAAGATACGGCTGAGGTCAGTTGAGTCACAAAGGAGGGAGTAAAGTGCTTGTTGGCATTAGGGTACACTACTGGATTTTCTGCAGGGAAGAGCAAGTCAGATGTCTGAGATCCATCACTGGTGGCTGTGTAAAGGTGGACTGAAGGGAGTGACCCTGGTGGTCACTGGAAGAACCCATGAGAGAAATGAAGATGATTTGGAGGTTGGCATATAGAGAGGATGGTCTGGAAAGATATTCTAGGAataaaaatggcagaacttaaTCAGATGAAGTtagagatgaaatgaaaatagGATGTCTCCCAAATTTCTGTCTTGAGCTGGTACTGGGTGAGTCACTGTTTAAAACAGGGAATATGGGAAGAGATCAGATTTGAAGGGAAATTAGTATGGGGCACGTTAAATTTTAGATGTTTGTGGGATTCCTAGGCAGGTAATAGATAAGAGCCAGGGGCTGGAGTCTTGAGTATTTATGAGGTATTTACCAGTGGCTGCTGCCTCCCCACTTCTGCTCTTAGCATCCTAAGTTCCCACTGAAGAATCCCTCCCCTCTAATTCTGCTAAGTGACATAAGAGGGAATAACAGTACTTTCTGCTCCTGGAGTGGACCTGTATGTGATTATGCCAAAGTGAATTCTACTTCCTTCAGGGGCAGGAAGATAAACTCACCAGAACTGGAGTTGAGAAGCTAGGAAAACTTGAGTATGAGACTGTGTCACTTGAGATGTCTTTATCAAGTACAAGTATtactatgttatttttaaaatggtgagtTAGTAAATATGATTAAACCCACAGTTTTGGCTTGGAagtagttgagatgggaaagttatgTTGTATATAGGTTGATTTAAGAGAGCaataaaagagacaatgacagatgtaatacatgatcctgggtgGGATCTAAGAAAAACTTCAAAAGCATATTAGcagacatatgaaaaaaactggaatatataCTGAAAGCTTTTTATCAATGCtagatttcttgaacttgatcacTGTACTTAAGAGTGAATATCCTTAGTCTtagaaaatgtatatggaagtattacgtgttcaaggagcatgatgtatatataacctactctcaaatgtttagaaaatggatagatggattgatagacTGGTaaatagatggacagatagaataatatggcaaatgcggcaaaatgttaaaattggtggaatGGGGTAtctgggtggtggtggggagttCTCTGTTAaggttttgtgttatttttgtaattatcctATAAgtgtgaaattatttaaaaataaaaagtttaagcacaatattattcagccataaaaacgaACAAATTCCAGAATGTAGCTACAACAtaaatgaatcttgaaaacatcatgttgggtgaaataagccagacaaaaaagacaaataatgaatgatctcatatataaaataccttgaataagcaaatccacagagacaagATAATAGATTACATGTAGGTTACCAAGGATCAGGGGTGAGGGAATGGGTACTTATTGCTTAAcagatacagagtttctgtttaaggGGATGAAAAATTTGGATATGAATGTGTGAATATAATTATTGAATTATatacctgaaagtggttaaaatgggaaaatttgagatgtatatattttactacaataaagtttttttttaaaaaggtagccaatgattgaataaataatgacaatgttcaaagtttaaaaaacaactaACAAACACAGGTTGTTCCCAATTAGACATACTCTATAGCTAaagcagggaaagagaaaaattaaaggaaaaaaaaccagcAGTTTTGAGTTATTTCCTATGTTCTCATCAATAAGTAGCTAAACAGACTTTGTCATCAGGCAAAAATGGACTCTTCTTGAAAGCATGTGACCTTGGTTAagacacttaacctctctgagcctcagtttcctctaatGTGTAATGTGGGGGTGACCAGAGGGCTGTGGTGAAGGGTAGCCTGGTCCATGGTAAAACGCAATAAAGGGAATTGACCTAAAGGCAATGTTTACTGCCAGTTCCTCCTAAGGATGGAGCACCCACAGATGGTACCCAATTCTTCACCCCAAGGTTAGAGCAGGTCCTTTCCAAGTAGCATTTAACTGGCACAAAGCAAGAGATCAAAACCCTACTAGGTGATCTGTCAAAGCTGCTCTGTTACCTGTGCTATGAGATACTCACCTGAAAGCTCCAGGCTCACCATGAATGGAAG includes:
- the NDUFAB1 gene encoding acyl carrier protein, mitochondrial, coding for MAARVLSACVRRLSAAFTPLPRAGTLGAARPLSTALCPSGIRTRPAAPQPVLVLAQVSGRVTHLCRQYSEAPPLTLEGIKDRVLYVLKLYDKIDPEKLSVNSHFMKDLGLDSLDQVEIIMAMEDEFGFEIPDIDAEKLMCPQEIVDYIADKKDVYE